CAACCAAATCTTCCCTATGAGGAAAGGTCGGTATGATTTGTGCACCGGAAAGAATAGAAGTTATGATTCAAATTCGTACCCTTGGTGAAAGTGCTATAAGGAGGCCTAGGGAATGAGAAGTTTAcatagaaaagagaaaaggtCACAAGGGAACAATACCCCTATTTATTGGGCCATAGTAATTGACCAGTAACACTAAGGGTAATTGGGCCATTTCAAAGGCAGGGATGTGACTATAAATAACATTCAAGTTACCCACTAGTCCCACTCTAATCACAACAATCGGATGTTCAAAGTTCTCCATATGGTGCAAGAAAAGAAGATTGCAAGGAAGGTAGTGCTACCAGAAATAATCAAACGATTTATATAGGAGCAATAAGAAGCAGCAAGGTTTGCAAAGGAACGACGATGAAATGAGAAGGAGCATCATCAAGACGAGGAGGATCATCGGAGGCTTGGGCTTTGATCATAGAATTCTTGGAACACACTGTGACATTCCTAAATCTCTACTTGGGATGGAACAGAGGCTTAGAGCGTCAAGACATCTAATACAAAGTTATATATCCTTATTCATGACATTTAATATGTAATGTATTCTAGTATGCAACTATTAGTATACAATGATCACAACGAAATAAGAGTGACTAGACATAACTCATGCCAAAATGAACAAAGACATCACAATAGCATTAATAACCATTATAAGTTCAAACTTAAAGGTAGCATATCTTCAATACATaattcttaaaacaaatttcaccAATTAAATTGACTCTTTCATGCGCACTATCGTATGCAGAGTTAGTGTTATGAACATCAAAATTAGATCTAATCTCCTCTCCAGGTCAATCTCCTCTCTAGGTTTGGCTCCTCAACCAATTGTATTCATTGGTTCATCCTGGTCGGTCTCCTCCGATCTTGATATAACTTCTACCATTCTAGGGAGAATGGTAATGAgattaccacagtgagattccttaaaatctcagtaagttaacaatgAACATGCacaaagataaattatgcaTGTTAAATGAAATGCATGCTATGCAGAAAATCAGTATTTTCCCTCCATCTagattcataaatatttttagaaaagctTTGatacacattttcttacaaacaataattttcaattctaactttaaaaaacataacatttcattACCATTAAGCCATCATTAACATTAACATTAACCTTAACATTAACATCATAACGTATGCTATCATCATAATTCTCTATATGTACTGTGAGTACCAGGTGGTGACCGTAGTATAACTTATGTTGAAACTATGTTGTCTGTAAACTTATTCTCAATGCATTGGTAATATAACATTTCATTATAACATCATAATATTCATCATAACATATGCATCCACTAGCATTAAGTGCCATAAAATTTTACTCTTCATTAatgactcttcaaaggaagatgGTAGTTGAGATTATCAAGTGAGATTTGCTTACAAATCTTAGCAAGTAAACTCCCAAActattaattatatacatatgCATGCATAACAATAAAATGGCATGAAAGCAtcatgacatgaacatgaatatgcatgacatgattTGACAAATAACATGACATATGCTTGACTTGAAAAATAATGTGATTAGGCATGGTATGAttgaacttaacttgacatgaacgtaAAATGTCctaacaatcataatgatttcgCTAGCTGTTTCGTCAAAAATAGGTgaataatcaaaataatttcacCCAACATATTCCATCATAGACACTCGGACAATTAGAATAATTACGCCATGAATATTTTGATAGAAATACCctaaaaattagaataattacTCTAGGGGTACCTAGTAAtagtttttaatgaaaatattctgacaatcagaatgattacgctaTGAACATTTTAATAGAGGTAATCTAACAGTCAGAATGATTATGCTAGACCTTGCATGAATTATTAATCGAGATACTTGGACAATCATAGTAATTGCGCCATGAGTATCCCATGCATGActgattgagaaaatatttctGATCTAGTAAACATCTTCCTTTCCAGGCTTTTTTCAGTAGTATAAGGTGAAGtcctatttcatttaaaaaatgatctGGGTGGTCAAACCCTTCTGTTTTGTTTCTTAAATAGTGGTTACATTGACCAAGTCCTAGTAGTTCTCAATCCGGAAGCAAGCCATTTGGTTGCAAATCCTTGACTAAAAGTCTCCTTAAAACTTTTGGGCTTGCATTTTCTTAGTAGAAATTAGGTGAGGCGCGAACCTCCCTAATTCCAAGATTTTGGAAGCATACCATTCCACAAACATGTTGCTTTGTACCAATAATGCAAACTCCTGTGCCTTCTGTTACTTCATCGATTATGGAAAGAATAAATTATCAAACTTCTCTATGAATCTTTCCCAAGTTAATGTAGCTAAGGTTTCTAATTCCCTTGTTAGAAGCTGTCTTTGTATATCCCACCATATCTGGCTTCTCCTTGAAGCAACCATTTGGCATACAGTACTTTTTGGTCTTTAGTGCAACCATAGATCTTGAATGTCCTAAGATATCAATCATCCATTTGTCTGCCCTCAGAGACCCTTTGCTAGTGAAAAAGTTTGGTTAATGGTGAACCAGGAACTTTTCATAGGAACAACCCCTAACTTTCGGTCTATGCACATGCACCTTCTCTTGTTGCTGTTGTCTAAGCACATTAGTCAACAAACATACTTCAACTAATTCTTACCCTCCGTCCATTGGATGATTATGTTCTTTCTAGTTGTCTCCACCAGGGTTTCTGGATGTTCTACCACGCGTCATGTATTACTTCCTGAAACACATGTTTACATATATGACTCTTATACTTAGGAAATTTCAAGCCTAACTGTGACACCCCAGCCCAAGCTTAGGTTCTTGAAGTTGAGTTTTAGTTCTAATTGGGCCTAAGTGGATATAAGCCCAAAGGTCATAGACATTAGAACATtgtgaaatgagatgaattttATCTTTAGAATAGTAAAGTAGATGCCCAAGCCCAAGAGAAGGCCCAGTGATAGCCACTAAGAGGATAAGCCCATTAGGGTTTTGAAAGTAGACAGGAGGCACCGCTAGGAGCCAAGCAAGAAGGGAACCTTTGGGTTTCTAAGGGACAATCCTTAGATGCATGGGGAAAATGGAGTTTTGATTTTGCCAAAAGACATGCTACTTGGCAAACAGGCAAGTACCTTTTAGGGTTTTTAGAAAGAGCAATGATGATGATACAAGAAGGATGAGAGGGTTTCGGCCATACCACTAGGTGATCATGCATAAGGCCATTAGGGTTTCTAGAAGGATCTTGTGATGATGGAACTTAGGGTTTCGGCCATAGTGGGAATCCCCATTTGTCCTTCATACATGAGAATCCCTTAATTTTCCAAGAGAGGGAAATGatgaagagaaaggaagaggCATTTGGCCACAACACTTAGCAATCATGCATAGAATGTTTGAGGTTCTAGAAGATGCAATCATGagggaaattttgaaaaaaaatgaagagacaCGCCACATGTCAATCATATAGAAGCTTTTAGGGTTTTGGAAATAACGAAGAGTAAGGGACAAAATGGATGTTCGATTAGGATAAGAAGAAGTTGTCACTTGGCACCCATGCAAGTAGGGTTGAGAATCGGACGGTCCAGACCGGATAAACTGACCGGACCGATcctgtttggaccggaccgaattgggaccGGTCCAGTCCCGGTCCgggggtttttcaccccggaccgaaccgaatagaaaattaaaagaaaaaaatatttatataatagttgtatataattaattatataattatatatggtataaaaaaatattaatagtagactatagttatacttatactaatatagttatactaaatcactataactaatacttcaacaatagctatagtgatctatactaatagtctactattaatattaatataccattatataatttatatagttatactaatcactataattaatactatgtatagctatatagtatatttatcacttaaattaatataatttaattatcactatacttatatttaattaatatatataaatcattatagttaatacttatatagttatactaaagcactgatttaccataactaatattactaatatatagctatattaatggtctaatactattataatttatatagttatactaatcataataagttaataactaaatcactagaaatatgactatatatatttagtatgaatgtattattatattatttaatatataactataatatatagtactaatatatattaatatattataagagttatagtataaatataatatataaattataatataataaattaccataacagtataactcatactaatatatagttatactaacagtctactattatatagttatactaataactataattaaaactaatatatagctatacaatatacttatatagttgtactaatactattagtttattatatagtctaagactcaattctaatataggctatatagttataactaatactaatatttatattaatactaataatgtagaatataattatactaactaactgattcaacataactaatattactaatataatatagccaaattgaattactaatagtttaatactaatacaattatatagttatactaatcataaatttataataactaaatcattataagtctataactatatatatttagtatcaatgtattactatagtttttaatgtataactattaactataatatatagtactagtataactgatcaaaaaaaatatatatagtactagtatatatattaatgtattaacatattataaaagttataatataaattataatatatcatatatttgtaaatttataatagtattagtatagttagcttaatatgtaatatgttagtattaaatcactataactacatagagtattagtaataagagtattactattatttaatatagtattacatatagtattactatcattacatatagttattagttataatattagtactagtatagttattagtactaatagactaatagtattagttattagtattacatatagttacatatatagttatcactattactattattacatatagttattagttatagtattattactaatagactaatagtattagcgtattactaatatatatatataatagtatactttatgtatatatattaaatatattacaatataattatataagtattaaacaaaatatcattagataaaaaaataaaaaagtcaaccgtggaccgaatggaccgactggaccggaccggGCCGAATATGACTAGACCGAACGGGTCCTGAGGGAGTTCGGttcggtccagggtgggaaaaccctggaccggaccgaactcacccctacatGCAAGAGATTTCTTGTGATTTTTCACTTTCTAGCATAAATAATGATTAGAGATAGAGAATGAGTAGAGGCAAGAGGACCCATAAAGAGGGCCATTAATGGCTGGCGCCGATGGTGAAGGAAGAGAAAGTTTGtaagtcattttcattttttctcccATTTCTTTCCTCCCTATCTAACTCATACCCGAAGAGATAGTTCTTTAATTTTCTCTTCATCCAAACACCAACCTCATGCAAACACAGAAGGAAGATTCAAggatatattttattgaagttTCGCACAGTGAGGAGTTCAAATCTTTGTCTTCTTTCACACACACTCACACACGGAAATGCCAAAGGAGGTTGTGGAGGATTTCAGTTTATAATGACCAAAAGAGGTGTTGAGATTTTGGTAAGAAATACCATAGAGATGATTGGGTGATAGGTTTTGGTTAGGGTTGTTCACCGACCCAACCTGAAAATACCTATTTCCAACCCGACCCAAATATGATCCATACTGCCTACCGGTTAACCGATTACCTGAATATGATTCAATGCACATTGAATAGACCGTAGACCCAAAAGAAAAACCCAGAAAGATGTGACAAGCTCTTTTAGCTCTCCCACCTCTCTTACATATGGCTTCCATTACCAAGGAGGATGACAAAGAGCTTCTCCCATTCATCCGTATCTACAAGGACAGCTTGGTCAAGCAACTGTAGGGGTCTTCCTATGTGCCCCCTTTGACTCAAGATCCAGAAACTGGAGTCTCATCCAAGGACGTCGACATTTCACAGGACTCCCCAATCTCTGCTCGTCTCTAACTCCCAAGTCTCGACCAAACCCACCACCAGAAGCTCCCCATCTTGGTTTTACTTCCACGACAGAGGCTTTTGCTTTGAATCTGCCTTCACCTTTGCCTTCGCTTTCGATCACCAGCAGCACCTCAATAGGTTGGTCGCACAAGCTCGAGTTGTGGCTGTGTCTATGGAATACAGGCTCGCTCCTGAACCCCTCACCACTCACTGGAAACTCCCACTCCTCAACCACGCTACTCTTTCTTTCCCTGTCTTCTTCAACGTCCCCATTTACTTTTTGTTGTACTATTTCTTCTAGATCTGctatttccttttcttcaaCTTGCTCTTCTTTTTGTTCTACCAATAatgctttttccttttctttttcttctttttctcaccACTAcgttctcctcctcctcctcctcttcttctaccaAGTCTTGGATATCGTTGTCTCTAATGAGGTGGAGTCTCAAGCGTCCATCTTCTCTTGAATCTTGGAGAATCTTGATTCTGTTGATCCTCACCTCGATGAGCTCAAGCCACCTGCCCTTCCTTACCACACGGAGAAAGAAATTCCACTGGCCGTTCAGGCTCAACGACGaaagaggaaacttcttcacTTCCCACCTTCTTTcttccatttcattttcttcatcataCTCCTTTGAAATTGGGTAACGGGTAAAATCCATTTCTAATTTTAACCATAAATGGGTCAGGTTTTCGGGTTGGGTTAATTCGGGTTTTGAGGTCAAGCCAGGTTTTCGGGCTTTTTGTTCAGCCCTAGGTTTGGTCATGGAGGGATGAACCATGCTTGAAATCCAGATTTGTGTATGATTGGGCACTTAGAGCTTTTCTTCAAGGGAgcgaaaaggaaaacaaaaataagtgaTCACATTTCTTACGttggaagaagaaaacaaaacgaAGGAATAAGACAACCTTTTTCATGGCAAGGCTATCAATAAAAATGGAAACAACTTGACGAGAAAAAAGGGGAGAGTATTCAAGTGAAAAAGTTCTACGCGAAGCTGAAAAGATAGCAGAAGATAGGACGTAAGCTAATAATAAGGTCAATTTAGTCTATAAGGCACAAAACATAGACAGGCATTTGAGTATGTCCAACAGTTTTATTTGCCTAGTGCTAGTAACAAGTCTAGTTTTCCATGTCCGATCAGATATTTGAACACATTTTAAGTTCTAGGGTCACTGAGAGTCAGTTTTCTACTGTCAGATATCTAACTTGACAATAATTCCCAACAAATAAGTGGGTTTTGCATGATCAAATAACTCTACAAGAATTTGAGAAGTCATGGTTATCATAAAACGGTATACCAATACGTATTGgtaatgagatattttgttctAGTGCTTAAACAGAACAATCaccaaaacaaaatttaaaaatttggttaaaaaaaaaaaaaaaaggaaaaatagaaaaaaaagaaactccCGAGAATCTAACTCCTAAGAAGCGAACCTGAGCAATCAAGAACAACTCCATAAACTGATAAATAGGAATGAACAAATCATTATGTTAATGTTTGCAAGAAAATATTGTGTACTATTGCCAATGAATTCTTGACATAATCATCGCTGCTAAAACCAAACGATGTTtctgaaaatagaaaagaatatgtaaaaataaaaaataaaaagatagaaaacaCTGACATAAAACACACCACACGCACACACCAGTTCTGAGTTGCATAACAATTTCGACTCTTGCTCCACACATTCTCCAGGCAGTCCATTCATGCTTATTCTATATGCTACAACAGATTAATTCCTGCACATTTACTATATGCTCGCTGTGAAAGCTTCACTCACAGTTTAAGTACTTCTGCACGACAATCAGCTTTCTGCAACTCAAATCCAAACAGAATATACAATTTAGGTTTCAAGCATACAATAAGTGTATGATTAGATACAGCAGACCAGTAGGTTTCTTCACTCCTCacaattcttttttataatttcgtCAAAGAAGATATGCCCTTCACTATTTCTATTTACACCATGCAGTTTAGAGAGCAATCTCATtctagagaaaaaaattgaatctttTAAGGCACCACCACATACTTTCTTCGTTCTTGCAGCTAAGAACCAGAGAATTAAAACATGGAAGTCAAATTATCCAATAACTAGCGAAGACAATATTGTAGTTGCATGCTGATGAAtggttcatgcatgcatgctaccGATAAATCATGAAATTATGCAATTTTTAAGTCCTAGATATGTTAATATTGCAAAACTATAATGTAATATCACTACATATATGTGAACAGATTTTAAATTTcctgttttataaaaattccaGCCTTTTTTAAAATTCGTAATATGCACACATAATATGATAAAGGAATACCAAACGGCACTGTTAAAGCATCATTCTTCatctgtttgtttttattttataccaAATATAGCAAGAGAATGTAGCAAGGGCTTACCTATGggaattttattctattttatttatttattattaaaacccCACGGAAAACATGAAGGGTGACCAGTTATGGAGTCATCCTTTGGTGGCTAGAAAGAGCCACAAACAAAAGACTGTGGCAGAGTTGAAGTGATTAGGATCCTATATTTGTATAAGAAACCCTGTGGTTCCACTGGGGTACATGAACCGATGAAAATATGGGGCTTTATAGTTTATACTCCTCGGAAAAAATAAGTTTGGAGACAGCTACTAGAATCTTTAGGAGAATCAGCAGGCAGTTGTCAATGAAAATAAGTCTACTTTCTTGGGGAAAAGGGTTGACATATCTGATTGGAGAGAAAAAAATCCCTTtccagaaaatattttttgggttaACGAAATAGAACTTGGATTAGGCCCGTAACCCCTTAGGGCAGCGGACGATACTTAAATAACCAAGTCTTTAACAGGGGAACATTATTTATGAACTAATTTGGGGCCCTGCTTTCAGGTAAAAACGGTAGAGGATTGGGGAAGGAAACCTCAATCTTCATTCACCACTTGTCCTAACAATATGTTGAATAAAcagctcattcttcttcttcttttcatttattttttcaatgaatCTACCAAGTAACAGTCATTGTTTCTAACTCCAATTGGGTGATTAAATAGGAAGCTGAGGTCAATAAAAGCAATCAACTTGCTATCAGACAAGCATCTCAAAAGTTAAACCAGTTATCTGTAGAGGTTGGTCATGGTTAAATTGCAGGTCAGCCATAGGAAAAATCATTTAGAATGTATAAAGGTCATCTTGGAAATTAACAAGTATCAAAACAGAAAGATACTGGTAATAAAGATTGTCAAAGATCCCATCGTCTTCTGCCAAAGCTTCTGTAAGAAAAGTTTGCTTTGACAATTTTCCAAGAATCCGTGTACTGTGTACATGCCAGATGATTTTCGTAAAATTAATTCATCAGGAAAGTTAATGGGAGCAATATTACTCTTCCTTATGCACAACTATTGACAAACAACTAGTGAACTGAGAATGgttgcaaaaagaaaatgagtggGGCAATATAGATCACATATTTAAAATAGGAAAATGTTAGTGCAGCCACTCAAAGTTATCCCTCAAAGTTCACCTTTAAGTTATCTATCAGAGCGGCGAAGAACTTCAAAAAGTCCACAGCAACTCCTCCAAGAAGTCGGCTGCAGGGTGCGTTGATCCAAAGAGATGACATGCTGGCAGGAAGTTTGAATCAAGCAAGGAGCCATTGGATCAGAACATGGAGAAGTTTAAATCTCAAGGGGAAATTTAGAAATATGATCTATTCTGAGAGTACTAACCGGATTTCCGGAGCTTTCAGGAATCTCAGTCTTGTTGCCCTCTTCGACAACACTACCCCTTTCAACAACTGGAGCACTGGCCAACGGCTGCAACAAATTTTTAACATTCTCTTTTGATGCCTCCCCTACACTCGCATCGGAAGAGAGCAATTTTGTCTCTCCAATTCCTTCTGAAACCACATCTGTTACCACCACAGGAACATCCAAGTTCGGGAACGTTGTTTCCTCAATTCCCTTGGACACAACATCTGTTAGAGCGTCGGAAGAGACATTGTTCTCATCTGAAGACTCAACCCGAGATATTCTGATCTCAGTATTATCCGAAGACAGTGAAGCTTTCTCCTCCCGTTCTTTCGATTCTAATCCAATCGAATTCTCAACAAGTTCTTCTACTCCTTGGATGAAATCCTTGGACAAAGATACAACAGGCACAGAGTCGGCAACTGAGCTAGAAACCTGTGTCTCCTCCTCTAACTCTCCTGAATAAACCACCTCGGAACTCTTCTCATTAAGTGTTTCCTCTTTGTCAAAGCTGCTACTTCTCAAACCCCGATCACCCCCATCAGACGTCTCATCCACAAGCTTAGAATCCCCATCAAGGACAATTTCTCTAACGGATTCAACGACAGCTTCGACATCCCCAACATGCTGGACTACCACCTTCTTTTCCTCGGCCTGTAATTCCAGTTTCTGCGTCTCCTCCaattccccatttgaagattcAATCACACTTTGcacctctctcttctcttcctctGATTCTACTTTCTGGGTATCATCTATTTCGCCATTTGAAGGTTCCATTTTGTTATGACGTGCAGCAGTCACTGATAGAGAAGATAAACAATACCTCTCTTTTACTTCCTCTTCTCCAACTAAAAGACGATCACCAGCATCAACCTCTCTCTCATTCCCTTGAAATCCTATTGTcggtttgtttaaaaaaaaaaaagcagcaaCTTTAAAAAGCAGATTGACaagaaataagtaaaaatatgaGAAAACGTGAAGGATACCCATCAATGAAAGGAGAAAGTActacacgaaaaaaaaaaaaaattaaaaaaaacatattaaaaaaaaaaaaagaaaaaaaagaaaaaaaagaaaaggacctTGCAGTTGAAAATTAGGTGAAGAATGGTAGGTGGGGTTCGTGgtgttcttcattttcttggCAGGTCTTGTTGCTTTCCGTCTGTTTGTAGCTGACCTCGAAGGCATGGCAGACTATTTGTTGTACAAAGAATGGTAGAGGTATTGAATGGAGACCCCAATACGTTCCTCTGCCTGTCTGtctctctttttcactcttttggAGGTTCATTGATATCTGTTttaacgattttgaaattgaaacgGCGAGGTTCAGTTT
This is a stretch of genomic DNA from Carya illinoinensis cultivar Pawnee chromosome 3, C.illinoinensisPawnee_v1, whole genome shotgun sequence. It encodes these proteins:
- the LOC122304117 gene encoding uncharacterized protein LOC122304117 isoform X1: MPSRSATNRRKATRPAKKMKNTTNPTYHSSPNFQLQGFQGNEREVDAGDRLLVGEEEVKERYCLSSLSVTAARHNKMEPSNGEIDDTQKVESEEEKREVQSVIESSNGELEETQKLELQAEEKKVVVQHVGDVEAVVESVREIVLDGDSKLVDETSDGGDRGLRSSSFDKEETLNEKSSEVVYSGELEEETQVSSSVADSVPVVSLSKDFIQGVEELVENSIGLESKEREEKASLSSDNTEIRISRVESSDENNVSSDALTDVVSKGIEETTFPNLDVPVVVTDVVSEGIGETKLLSSDASVGEASKENVKNLLQPLASAPVVERGSVVEEGNKTEIPESSGNPHVISLDQRTLQPTSWRSCCGLFEVLRRSDR
- the LOC122304117 gene encoding uncharacterized protein LOC122304117 isoform X2; protein product: MEPSNGEIDDTQKVESEEEKREVQSVIESSNGELEETQKLELQAEEKKVVVQHVGDVEAVVESVREIVLDGDSKLVDETSDGGDRGLRSSSFDKEETLNEKSSEVVYSGELEEETQVSSSVADSVPVVSLSKDFIQGVEELVENSIGLESKEREEKASLSSDNTEIRISRVESSDENNVSSDALTDVVSKGIEETTFPNLDVPVVVTDVVSEGIGETKLLSSDASVGEASKENVKNLLQPLASAPVVERGSVVEEGNKTEIPESSGNPHVISLDQRTLQPTSWRSCCGLFEVLRRSDR